tcttcaaggcCCTAAAGGATCCAaagaacttccgatggacgaCGGAATGTGAGAGGgccttcgagcagatgaagcaacacctggccagcctcccccgaCTCGCTTCAGTCTCCCCGGGGGAGAAATTGAGTCTCTACCTCGCTGCCTCCCAGCATGCGGTCAGTTCGGTTCTGGTCAAGGAAAACTCCGGCGACCAACTGccggtctactacgtcagccacataCTGAGCGGGCTAGAGGGACGCTACCCGCCAATCGAAAAACTGGCGCTGGCGCTCGTCCTGTCAGCACGAAAGCTCCGCCCTTAtttccaggcccacccgatagaggtaataacTGACCGGTCGCTTCGGCTTGTTTTGTCTAAATTCGACgttgcagggcgtctcctcaaatgggcagtggagctcagcgagcacgacatacagtacatacctcggaccgccattaaagcccagtccgtggcagACTTTATCGCGGAGCTGACCCCGAGCACAAGCGAAGAACTCGAGCCACCGCGCGACACGTGGACTCTCCACGTAGATGGGTCGGCCAACGTAAAGGGCGCAGGGCTGGTGCTGGTGACACCTGACGGCTGCTCGATTgagcgctccttccgcttcgggttcagggccaccaacaacgaagcaGAATACGAAGCTCTCCTATCGGGGCTCCAATTGGCACTGGAAATGCGGGTCACCGACATACGCGTCATCACCGACTCacagctggtggctaggcagctcgacgGCGGATACGAAGCCCGGGACCCGACCATGGCGAAATATCTGGCACGGGTAAAAAACCTTGCCACCAAGTTCAcccattttgaattgtcgaatgttcccaggagcgagaaccagcgagccgacactCTGGCAAAACTGGCGTCCGGCTCGGCCCCCTGGGCTCGACCCGAGACCGAAGAGCTCCCTCACCGAGCCATAGAGATCGTCGCCACAGTCACGGGCGGCGCGCCGAccacttgggtacaggagatgctacgcttcaagcgggatggaACCCTACCCGACAATGAAACCACGGCTCGACGCTTGCGTCGGACGCAGGCGTGGTACTCTGAAGAAGGAGGACGGCTGTACAAGCGGTCTTTCTCGCGCCCCTTGTTACGCTGCCTAGAGCCGAACGAAGCCCGGATagttctgtccgacatgcatgaaggggcctgcggggaacacataggcgaacgagccctggcgcacaagatactccgacagggatactactggctgaccatgcgccaggacgcgaAAGCTTTCGTTCAGCGATGCAGCTCatgccaggagcacgcccgcaccgcccgacggccggcggtcctgttcacccccgtcgactgtgcttggccattcgcgcagtggggactggacatactcgGACCTCTCCCGCCCGCCTCCGGGCAGTGGAAGTACATCATCgtaggagtggactactttaccaggtgggtcgaagccgagcccctagcAACCATCACGGAGTCACAAGTGCAAAagttcgtgtggagaaacctcGTAACTCGGTTTggcctgccccagtccatcgtcaccgacaatggacctcagttcgccggtaggaagttccaagagttttgcgccaagcacaagattcagctgaggttcagctcggtggcttacccccaggcgaacggactagctgaagtaaccaaccggtccatcatcgacggtctcaagagaagggtgtccgctgcccgatcggccaggatcgacgagctcccgagcgtcctaTGGGCGCTGCGCACTACCCCTAAGACCCCAACGGGGGAGTCTCCAtacagcctcacgttcgggaccgaggtCGTATTACCATCCGAAGTAGCTGTCCCGACTCCGCGGACAGCAGGCTACGGCGAAGAGGCCTCGGGTGAAGGGCTCCGATCCAACCTGGATTTGCTCGAAGAAAGACGGGCCGACGCAAACCGGAAAgccctttcttacaaaagagtcgtagcgagggtctacaaccggaggGTACGACCCCGATCGATAAAGCTAGAGGacctggtcctgcgcaaaatTGAGGTCAGCCACCCGACCCGagtaagggggaaactggccccGAAGTGGGAAGGACCCTATCGAGTCATCGGAGTGTCCCGACCAGGGACGTTCCGActcgcaacaatggatggcgaccccgtacccaggacttggaacatacagaaccttaggaaaTACTTCATCTGAAGATGCAGACACTACGCAAACATAGAAATCGGAagaaaagatcattttattttaAAGGGGGTACAGAAGCATCAACAAAGAGGAACAGACAGACCCCTGACACCCTCGACCCCGACTCCGACATACAAAAAACCAAACTCATCACTCTCCTGGAGTCTTTGGGCGATCGTCGAAtggcacgtcctccggcatgtACACCTCCAGGTCCACGGGATGAGAGGCGAACGGGtccctttccacctcggagccAGGAGGGCATGAGCCAAAGCGACCCAGGGCGATTCTATATCcatactcgtaggatactcgcccCATTCGAGTCAGTCCGAGCTCGAAGTTCTCGGACTTCTTATAAGCTTCGACCGCCTCTTTATCCTTTGACGAGCGAAGGCGAACCTCCTCGGCTAGCGCATCGGAAGCAGCGCGGGCCTCAGCCTCGGCCTTCTCTGCCCTCTTGGTAAGGCCAAGCGCCTCCGACTTCAATAGGCGaagctcggcccgatccaaacgaAGAAACTCTTGGAGTTCCTTGACCGAATTGCCCGACTGCTCGAGCTCTGCCTTCAGACGCGCCACCTCCTCCTCAGATTCAGTCGCGCGCCTTTCCGCGGCCGCTACCGCCTCTGGGCCCGACCCGGCCCGAACTTCCTCTAGCTGGCGGCACAACTCGAAGTTTTGCTCGCTGCGGGTCCAGATTACCTGGCTAGCGTCGCGCactcggtccatcagcgccgtcgAGTAGTGGAGGCCCTGCCACAGAAAAAGGAGGGTCAGCGCGCAATCACAGGGACGCCCGAAGTTAGCAAAACACTCACCAGTGTCAGAAACCTCCCCGCCTTGTTGAGCATGGCCTCCGAGGGCAGGGTGTATaggtcccgagccaggtcggggtgGAGCACGCCCCGAAGAAAAGCAgccgagggatctcccccggcccacACCTTGTCCCCCCGGGACAACCCCTTCCAACGGGCGACTagcgggtcggaagcctcccccgATGGAAGCTCGCCCATCACCAACGACCATAGGGGCTCGTCGGCCCCCGTACGTAGCCCGCACAGGTCATCCACCGTAGGCAGGCTCGACCTCTTCCCGGCCGCCCCTTGGCTAGGTCCATCAACTCGGGAAGGCCCTTCGTCCCGAACGGTCCGCTTCGCGCCCACGGTTGTCGAGGGGGTGGCCCCCGCCTTGGCTTTCCCGAGACCAGTCGTCTTCGCCTTCTTTGACGGGCGCCCCTCCGGAACCTCTAATGGAGCACCCGCCGAGCCGGGTAACGGGTCGGCTAAGGGGCGCGGAGAGGAAGCAGCTGACGGGCGTGGGGAAGGAGCCGACGATGAGTGACCACCGCGGAGTGACAGAAGCTTCATTCCTACAAAAGAAACAAGCAAACCATCACAAACTGTGGAAACAAACAAGACACGGGGAACACCCGCTATaaacatacccccgaaagccgggctaagacccgcctcggccagccactcctcgatcatagctcggatggcctgagaaccgggaaggattgcccgaagcctcttcaggtcccgacgctcctcgtcgttcaaaTCCGGGACAGTATTATCTATCACCCTCACTgcccaccgaactccgaagccccaatccttcGACCAGCTAACATAGAAAAAGCGtcccttccaccctttgttgttcgaaggggctcccccgacgcgaaagccaacccgggctgacacgaaatagccccccggccccttgagaaggcggaaacaagaaagaaagaggtttcgggtaggggtgatgttagcataATAACATTCCCCTAAGAACGCTACTAGGTAACGCCATGAGTTAGGCGCCACCTGGGAAGGTGAAATCCGCCACAAAGCTAGACAAGAGACAATGATAGGGTGAAGGGGGaggcgcaacccagcctctagggcGTCTTGAGTCAGCGCGAAACCTCGGGGGATCGGGTCGTATGACCGCTGCCCTGGATCAGGCGCAACcaggacaaactcctccgggatgtgatAACGCTCCCGGAGCTTCTCCAGCGATGACCCACTCACCACTGAGTCAAGGTCATGCGGCCACATTAGAGCCTGAAGGGCTCTCGCCGCCTCCTCGTCTGGGGAGGGCGGAGGCGTGCTCTCCCGGACTCTATCGAGTGACAAAGGTGAAGAGACGGGCGATAGGGACATCCTTACCGGCTTTGAAACGAACAAGAGAGACCACGAGGGAGCGACTGGGGAATGACGGCAAAGTAGAGGAGAAGGTGCGATGATAGAAAAGACGACGAGGGCCAAGGCTCAGCAGCAATATTCATGAAACGGGCCGAGTGCGCCATTTATAGAGGAAAAATCCCGCCAAgagagacgtcccttcgtctccccaTAGCGGCCGACAGCTCATCCGCACCCTCACTCGTCGCGTCAGGGAAGTCCAACGAACACCCTATCATAAATGTGGACCTAAGGTCACTGCAGGGGTTGGCCGCATCGGAAGGTCACTGCAGGGGAAGCCCAACggactcctcggccacatgtccccgaaccacctcctcggcgcggccagcccgcccgagacgtgctcctcggccacatgtccccgagaTCGACGTGCTCCTCAgccacatgtccccgagaccacctcctcggcgcggccagcccgcccgagacgtgctcctcggtcgcatgtccccgaggccacctcctcggccgcatgtccccgagaccacctcctcggcgcggccagcccgcccgagacgtgctcctcggccgcacgtcctcgagaccacctcctcggcgcggctagcccacccgagacgtgctcctcggccgcatgtccccgagaccacctcctcggctcggccagcccgcccgagacgtgctcctcggtcgcatgtccccgagaccaccccctcggcgcggccagcccgcccgagacgtgctcctcggccacatgtccccgagaccacctcctcggcgcggccagtcggcccgagacgtgctcctcggtcgcatgtccccgagaccaccccctcggcacggccagcccgcccgagacgtgctcctcggccgcatgtccccgatatcacctcctcggcgcggccagcccgcccgagacgtgctcctcggccgcatgtccccgagaccacctcctccgctcggccagcccgcccgagacgtgctcctcggtcgcatgtccccgagaccaccccctcggcgcggccagcccgcccgagacgtgctcctcggctgcaagtCCCTGAGACCACCTcctcagcgcggccagcccgcccgagacgtgctcctcggccacatgtcccagagaccacctcctcggcgcggccagcccgcccgagacgtgctcctcggtcgcatgtctccgagaccacctcctcgacccggccagcccgcccgaaacGTGCTCCCCGGCCTCATGCCACCCAAAGCGCCTCCGCAGCGCGGCTTTTTCGCCCCGGACATATGTCTCAATCATGAACCGCGAAGAGAACCACTGCTTACTgatcaaagccacgcctcgaatcccctccatccgatgccgagccatggcttcctttggggggggaatatgatatgacaaaaaaCGGCAGACCCCACTCCCAGCaacgtcccccgcacgtggacaggcgcggcgccccgaggggagcaatgagggtgacggtctgcgtccggacgtcagcctcactgagcccacagccccctcggttgacccagcacagtcggacgagacagaagcaggtaacggttgaagctcgcccataccctgcgatcccccgatCCCCCACGCAACAccctcggcgatgtcggacgccatcagaggtacggacctgaccgacgggatggcgcgcccGGTAAGGCCGAGCCCCCCTATAAATGTCCCCTAGCCAGAGGGAGGAAAGAGGAGGGGGGAAAAAAGAAACTCTTCCTCCTCTAAAAAtcgcctccacatctttctctaacttgatcgtcggaggggtcgggtcgagcctccgaCCCGACTTGTATGCAGGAACACGAAGGCAAGgtggcctcttcccggcgctgctatGGAGCTGCCAACCCGATCTTCCGCCCCGAACCACGGTGCTCGGCCGccaggagaccccgagggacgtctcCCGAGATCCCTGACTTCTGGACCCCAaaaccgagccgcgtcgaccccgaggccacggcttaaaaagttacttaccgtaacaggttCCATTCCCTTCTGCGAAGAAGAACCCCTTTCGTCGGTCTCCTCTTGCAAAAGAAGTCTCCCCTTCCTCCCTTCCTCGAAGGGTTTGTTGAAGCGTGGTACCGTAGCGAAACTTGCAGACCGGAGGAGTTGAATTCCCCTTTCCTtctgcgaagaagaagaagaagaccagaCAGTAGAATTGATCATCGTCCGCTTCCTCTCTTCGCCGAAAAGGGGTGGCCGATCATAGCGCCAGACCCTTGTTCCCTCGATGAGAAGTGGAAGGAGGAGATCTGGCCGATCACAGCGCCAGGCTCTGGTTCTCTTCACCTAAACCCCTCCTTTGTTCGcgtaagaggaagaaggagagcagAGGGTGCTCTCCCTCCTTCTCTTCTCCAATCGGTCTCACTAAAGCCTCCTCCTCTCTTccgcgagaggaagaagaagaggagctagTATATATGAAAGTCAAATCTTGATACGAAGTCAAATCATTATGAAACTTTTGCCGTGcaataatcaatttatttttatttttaaaaaaaaatcattcagcATTCCTTATgccgatcaatcaatgaactcattctcgaaTAAGCATTTGtattatatctctagtgtccccacatgaataactatgagaccaactgcatccattatatagaTGAGCAcataacacaccagtctgtttggttatctcaatgtctctcttgagtaaccttTGATCggaattatttatgatctgtgtttaaagacgaatcgatcttattatcgtgatctcatcacgatccgattcccattacattaatccaaggacatcacaatatatatgtatatatacaacaagcaaaataaagtgataaatatcaaattataataagcaaaaagactgcgtatcaagtcatatgtgccatcactcacgtgattggcttgtaaggcacatatgactagcagtacTCCACTCTTATATCTGAACATCTACTCGTTgcaatgcttgtcatatatgtgtgaccctctaagcccattatcgagctagccatgagtcatacttatcagaactccttctgattcagtgaattattatttccgtaataattcactcgactcatcgactgcaattgtactaggccactacatcatATTTTCTAAACAATACAGGGgaaccaatcctttggacctatctattctcagttaccgtatacctatagtccctcatttttCTAATATCCCTCAAACAGAattattgtttgacaatgaggtatcgttAACTATCTTACATTCCAtgagcaaatcaatcagtgaactcattttccaatgagtacctgcattatagccctagtgtcctcaaatgagcaactatgagaccaactatctccatcatataaatgggtatatagcacaccaatctatccggttatctcgatgtctcttttGAGTAACTtaggactaggattatttagtgtATGtgttttaaaggcgaatcgatttcATTATTGTAATATcattatgatctgattcccattacatagatccatggattattgaaaatggattttcaaagtcttctcttccaatgatcaattagaatgaattggagaaaaagactttcgctcttaaagcaaag
Above is a genomic segment from Musa acuminata AAA Group cultivar baxijiao chromosome BXJ3-4, Cavendish_Baxijiao_AAA, whole genome shotgun sequence containing:
- the LOC135636357 gene encoding uncharacterized protein LOC135636357, with amino-acid sequence MAGGKARARASRAEASKHAKGPEVTFPTGGPGLAEHDDALVISARIANAQVRRIMVDSGSSADILYWEAFQKLGLVKENMKPVCSTLTGFIGASISSLGVITLPLTLGVFPKTKTVMTSFLVVDLPTAYNAILGRPTLNKIRAVISTYYQTIEFPTHDGVGEVAWNSWESRRCYLTVGSLNKRARVQFPLEDPREGKKLTPRPEPKESTVDLPLIKGSPDRKVKIGSGLPEQEQRQLVDLLQANADIFAWTPSDLVGVHPEVALHHLNISSAARPMKQRPRRQAPDRQLAIQEEVNRLLAADFIEEDRMAPEDQEHTAFLTEQGVYFYKVMSFGLKNAGATYQRTVNRMFSRQIGQNMEIYVDDMIVKIRTAEAHSSDLAETFDTLRRFSLRLNPAKCAFGVTSGKFLGFIIHERGIDANPEKVQAIIDMQPPRTIRDLQRLNGRLVSLSRFLSRSGDRCLPFFKALKDPKNFRWTTECERAFEQMKQHLASLPRLASVSPGEKLSLYLAASQHAVSSVLVKENSGDQLPVYYVSHILSGLEGRYPPIEKLALALVLSARKLRPYFQAHPIEVITDRSLRLVLSKFDVAGRLLKWAVELSEHDIQYIPRTAIKAQSVADFIAELTPSTSEELEPPRDTWTLHVDGSANVKGAGLVLVTPDGCSIERSFRFGFRATNNEAEYEALLSGLQLALEMRVTDIRVITDSQLVARQLDGGYEARDPTMAKYLARVKNLATKFTHFELSNVPRSENQRADTLAKLASGSAPWARPETEELPHRAIEIVATVTGGAPTTWVQEMLRFKRDGTLPDNETTARRLRRTQAWYSEEGGRLYKRSFSRPLLRCLEPNEARIVLSDMHEGACGEHIGERALAHKILRQGYYWLTMRQDAKAFVQRCSSCQEHARTARRPAVLFTPVDCAWPFAQWGLDILGPLPPASGQWKYIIVGVDYFTRWVEAEPLATITESQVQKFVWRNLVTRFGLPQSIVTDNGPQFAGRKFQEVSAARSARIDELPSVLWALRTTPKTPTGESPYSLTFGTEVVLPSEVAVPTPRTAGYGEEASGEGLRSNLDLLEERRADANRKALSYKRVVARVYNRRVRPRSIKLEDLVLRKIEVSHPTRVRGKLAPKWEGPYRVIGVSRPGTFRLATMDGDPVPRTWNIQNLRKYFI